The Leptospiraceae bacterium genome includes the window AATGGATTTCTTGCAGTACTTGAATCTATCGCGCCACAATCCAATGAAAATACTGCAGAATTAAACACTCTCTGGAGAGAATTACCCGAAAGAGAAAAAAATTTCATAGACTCACCTACAATACATAATTTAGAAGAATACAAATCTATTGTTAGAAAAATTATCCAACTTATAATACAGAAAAATACCAAGTTCGTACTTGCAAAAAGGAGAGGCGAAACAGATATGAAATTACTACACACAGTAAAAATCATAGATGAAAATATTCACTTACTTGCAACAACCATGATAAGTAAAAATAATTCTGCGTTCATTGCACTAAAACAAATAGAAAAAATTCGCGGATTGTTGTTTGATATTAGTAAGTAATACGCCTATTAAAAATAGTCGCTTTAGAAATCATAACCTGATTCCCATGTTGCTCAAAATTCTTTCAAACTCATCTACACTCGTATAATTAATTATTATTTTACCTTTTCCTGTTTTTTCGTTGTGAGACATGGACACACGCGCAGACAATTTATTTCTGATTTTTGATTCTGCCTGAAGCAACGAAGGCTCACTATTTTTTCTTGGCTTAATTTTATTTTCGCCTTTTTCTAATAGTTTGAAAATATAATCTTCTACACTTCTGACAGACATACCTTTTTTAAATATTTCTTCCGCTACCCTTTCGATCTTCTGTTTGTCGCCAATAGACAG containing:
- a CDS encoding DUF327 family protein is translated as MISPVLTEKTNFRDKQRKTLVEGNSSFGSIAEKENGFLAVLESIAPQSNENTAELNTLWRELPEREKNFIDSPTIHNLEEYKSIVRKIIQLIIQKNTKFVLAKRRGETDMKLLHTVKIIDENIHLLATTMISKNNSAFIALKQIEKIRGLLFDISK